Within the Pseudobythopirellula maris genome, the region GAAAGACCGCTGTCGGCGGCCGGGCCGTCGGCTGAGACTTGTGTGGCGCCATCGGCTGGCGTCGTCGGATGGGAGGCGCCGGCGGGCGGTTGGCCCAAGCCTTTCAGCTCTTCGGCCAATAAGCCGTGGACCTCGGCGAGCGACTTCTTGAGATTCAGCATCCCGGGGGCCGCTTCGCCCAGTCGCTCCTCGAGCGCGCCGCAGAGCGAGTCGAGCCAGTAGCTAGCCGCCTCGGCGTCGGTGTGGTTGGTTTGCAGCGTGGCGACGCCGTTCTTCTGGCGAACGCCCTGCAGGAATTGGGCGTTGTCTTCCGAGGCCGCGGCCGATCGCAGGCGGACCCATTCGGCGTAGCTCAGCGCCGATTCCCCAGCGCCCAGCAGCGGCAGAGTCCGCACGAGGTTAGGAAAGCAGACGCCACGCACCGGGTCGTCTAGCAAGTTGGCTAGCGGCGTGCCGCGGCTCTCGACGGGGTCGTCGCCCTCGGGGGGTGTGACCCGGTCCCAGCACTCGTCGACCAAACGGGCCAGCACTTCGAGGCCCGACCGCATGCCGGCGAGGCCGTCGAGGCGGGTTCGCGCCTCGACCAGCAGGCAGGCGGTCCGCAAGTCTTTGGCGCTGGAAGCGAGCGACTCCTCGCAGCGGCGGGCCACTTCGGGCCAATCGGCCCGCTTCAGGTTTTCGGGGCGTGTGGCGTCGTCGAATTCGTCGGCCGCTTCCTCGCGACGCAACTCGCGCACGTCCGGGGCGAGCGTCATCGCAAAGTGCGACGCGTCTCCCTCGGGCGAATCGCCCGGGAGCGGCTGCAGCAGCGTTTCGCAATCAGCCCAAGACATGTGAAAAACGACGACCGAGGTGGCTCATAGGGCCCACTCGTGCGGCGGGCCGATGAAGGAACTTAGGTCACCCCGGCGTGCAGTGAGCCGACAACGCCCGATTGCTTCACTTTTTGTTCAACCGGGTTGCGAAACGAGCGGCGGCGCTTGGCGTGGCCTATATTTCTGCGCCGCACCGGCACAGAAGCTTCACCGCGTTGGTGGCTTGTGCGGAGTCTCCGTCACAAACCAAACAACTGCCCTCGCTCGACAGCGTTCGAGAATGCCCATGCCTCCGACAACCCCCCTCAAAGGGCGAACCGCTGCGAACGACGCCGTGCACGACGCCGTGCAACACGTCCTGCGATTGCACGAGGCGGTCGAACGAGGCGAGCGCCGCGATCTGGCCCGCGAGCAGTCGGCTCTCACGAGCCTGTTGCTCGCGATCCCGGCCGGCTCAAGCGACGCAGGCGACCGCGGGGCTCGTTACGCGGTCGTCTGCTGGATCGATGAGATGTTCACCACCCGCTCAAAGTGGGCCGAGGCCTGGAACGAACGGAAACTCGAATCCGAGCTCTACGGCGGCAACGACCGGGCGTGGGAGTTTTGGCGGCAAGCCAAGCTCGCCGAGGCGCAGCCGACCGACGACGCGCTGCGGGCTTATTTCCTCTGCGTTGCGCTCGGCTTCCGTGGCCGGATGCGTGACGAGCCGGCCAAATTACAGGCGTGGGTCGAGAAGACCCGCCCCCGCGCCGCCCGGGCGCCCCACCCGCCCGGCCGCACGTCTCCCCTGCCCCGCCGACGCCAGCCGGCGCGGCTTCTGCGCGGAGCCGCACGATTGCGACGCATGACCGCCGTGGCCGCGGTCGTCGTCCTGTGCCTGTTGCCGCTGCTTACCTACTCCTTGGTCCAGCGTCTGCTCGGCTGAGCGGCCGCTGCCACCCTTAGCTGCCCCCTACTAAATCCCCCGCCGGCCCACTTGCGATCGCCGGCCTCTGGAGTAATCGGCATGACCGCCTTTATCAGTAGTCTTACGCGTGGCGTCCTCCGAGCGGCCGTCGCCCCGTTCGTCAGTCTGGGGCGCGGCGCCATGTCGGGCGGCGTTCCGACCGCCGTGGTCCACGTGCTGCTTGTGGTCGCTACGCTGGTCGGCTTGTGGTTTCTGAACAATTGGCTTGGGCTCGATAAAACGGTCCACGCCCCCAGCCGGTTGCTACGCGAGCTGTGGCTTCCAACGCTGTTCCTGCTGGGCTACGCGATCGCCTGGGTAGGTTTCTGGACCTACCGCACACTGAGCGAACCCGACGCCGCCTCGCCTTTCCCCGATGTCGACCGGGCCTGGCGCCAGGCGACTACCGCCCTGTCGAGGCGCGGAGTCGATTTGGTGAAAACGCCCCTGGTGATGGTGCTGGGAGAGCCCGGTGGCCGCACAAGCGACGCCGTCGCTGCGCTGGAGATTATGCCCCGAGTGGGCCCTCTGCCGGCCGACAGCAATGCCCCGCTGCGCGTGGTGGCCGACGATAAGGCGGTTTATGTCTTTTGTCAGGAGGCTTCGGCCGTTTCGTACTGCAACGAACGGCTTGCTCAGGAGCGCAGCGTTTCGCGACGCACCGCCCAGGCAGCTCCCGCCCTGGCGGCGAGCGAGAAGCAGATACCCGTCGCCCTGAGGGCCGGCGCCGAGGCCGACAACGACGCAGCGTTGGTCGCCGCCTCGGCCATGGCGGCCGACGCCGATGAAACAGGTACCGATTGGGAGGGTGAGGGCGATTGGTCGGCCACCGAGACGACCTTCGACCGCCCCCCGCTGCTCGACGCCGATCAGGTCGCCCTGGCGGGAGACCGGCTCGAGCATCTGATGCGTCTGGTGCGCCGCGATCGCGAGCCGACCACACCGATCAGCGGCGCCGCGGTGCTCGTCACGTGCGACGCCGCCCAGGACCAACGCGCGGCCGACGCCATGGCCGCCTCCATAGAACACGATCTCGACCGCATCGAGGCCGCCTCTGGCGCCCGCTGCCCGACCGTGGCGATCGTCTCCGACATCCAACACACCCCCGGCGGGATGCAGCTCTTGCAAGCCCTCACCGCCGACCGCAAACGACGCCGCTTCGGCGTTGAACTGCCGGCCGAGGGACTCACCTCCGAACAAGACCTCCGCAGTGCGGTCAATTGGCTGACCCGCTCGATGGCGCCGGCTTTGTGCCAGCGACTGCTGAGCTTTGATCCCAATGGCTCCGCCCAACCGGACGACGTTCGTGAGAACGCCTCCCTGTTCCAGTTCCAGTGCGAGATCGCCCAACGTGGCGACCGCTTGCAAGACTTGCTGGCCGAGGGCTTGGCGGGCGACGAGAACGGCCCATGGCCGCTCTTGGGCTGCTACCTGCTCGCCAGCGGCGACAGCGTGGCTGGGGCCCAGGCATTCGGCACGGGCGTGATGGACGGTCTTGTCGCCGAAGCGTCGCGGGCCGAATGGACCCCCGCCGCCCTGGCCGAAGAGTCTCACCGAAACCGCAAGGTCGCTGCCGGATACGGCGCGGTAGCCGCGGCGGTGATCTTCACCGCTGTGCTGTTGGTATTCTGAGGAGACCTGAGCTTCTATAGGGCGTGACCTTCTCGGCGTTGCGGCGGTGGGTGGGTGCTCTACTGCCGGGGTTGGGACCGCCGTAGAGGGTGGTCCCTGCAGGAGAGTTGCTTCGTACAAACACCCGCTTCTCGCTGTGTGAAGTCGGGGGGCAGATGATTTTCCGCCGGGGTTCGGACCGCCACAGAGGGCGGTCCCTGCAGGCTGGATTGTGGGAGGCGTCTCCGACGCCGATAACGCGTCGCCTGCCGCAGAGGCTTGCA harbors:
- the tssA gene encoding type VI secretion system protein TssA, which gives rise to MSWADCETLLQPLPGDSPEGDASHFAMTLAPDVRELRREEAADEFDDATRPENLKRADWPEVARRCEESLASSAKDLRTACLLVEARTRLDGLAGMRSGLEVLARLVDECWDRVTPPEGDDPVESRGTPLANLLDDPVRGVCFPNLVRTLPLLGAGESALSYAEWVRLRSAAASEDNAQFLQGVRQKNGVATLQTNHTDAEAASYWLDSLCGALEERLGEAAPGMLNLKKSLAEVHGLLAEELKGLGQPPAGASHPTTPADGATQVSADGPAADSGLSEEEDREELYQLLEATARRLRAREPHSPVPYLIERAVRLGRLPFPSLMRQVIRDQAALSELSRDFGIAEQDATETETVR
- a CDS encoding DotU family type IV/VI secretion system protein yields the protein MPPTTPLKGRTAANDAVHDAVQHVLRLHEAVERGERRDLAREQSALTSLLLAIPAGSSDAGDRGARYAVVCWIDEMFTTRSKWAEAWNERKLESELYGGNDRAWEFWRQAKLAEAQPTDDALRAYFLCVALGFRGRMRDEPAKLQAWVEKTRPRAARAPHPPGRTSPLPRRRQPARLLRGAARLRRMTAVAAVVVLCLLPLLTYSLVQRLLG
- a CDS encoding type VI secretion protein IcmF/TssM N-terminal domain-containing protein, encoding MTAFISSLTRGVLRAAVAPFVSLGRGAMSGGVPTAVVHVLLVVATLVGLWFLNNWLGLDKTVHAPSRLLRELWLPTLFLLGYAIAWVGFWTYRTLSEPDAASPFPDVDRAWRQATTALSRRGVDLVKTPLVMVLGEPGGRTSDAVAALEIMPRVGPLPADSNAPLRVVADDKAVYVFCQEASAVSYCNERLAQERSVSRRTAQAAPALAASEKQIPVALRAGAEADNDAALVAASAMAADADETGTDWEGEGDWSATETTFDRPPLLDADQVALAGDRLEHLMRLVRRDREPTTPISGAAVLVTCDAAQDQRAADAMAASIEHDLDRIEAASGARCPTVAIVSDIQHTPGGMQLLQALTADRKRRRFGVELPAEGLTSEQDLRSAVNWLTRSMAPALCQRLLSFDPNGSAQPDDVRENASLFQFQCEIAQRGDRLQDLLAEGLAGDENGPWPLLGCYLLASGDSVAGAQAFGTGVMDGLVAEASRAEWTPAALAEESHRNRKVAAGYGAVAAAVIFTAVLLVF